One segment of Ricinus communis isolate WT05 ecotype wild-type chromosome 8, ASM1957865v1, whole genome shotgun sequence DNA contains the following:
- the LOC8267007 gene encoding uncharacterized protein LOC8267007: MPTTPKISNRRGQEPEKSSRKNRLKEKASSFHGRIPVEAPEARIRRPNTLPDLLGGRSLSAGGASMEARPKLTKLLLNVTVQGSVGAVQVLMSPESTVSDLIAATIRQYTKECRRPILAVDPAKFDLHYSQFSLESLDREENLMALGSRNFFLCAKTAAVDGASCSTGTTSSQSSCSNEVEKAVKSAGSPWLKFMDFLL, encoded by the exons ATGCCTACAACACCAAAGATTAGTAACCGTAGAGGACAGGAACCGGAGAAGAGTAGTCGTAAAAACAGGTTAAAAGAAAAGGCGTCGTCATTTCATGGAAGAATACCTGTTGAAGCGCCGGAAGCGAGGATCCGGCGGCCAAATACGCTACCGGACTTGCTCGGAGGACGGAGCTTGTCTGCTGGAGGAGCTTCCATGGAAGCGAGACCGAAGTTAACGAAGCTGCTACTTAACGTGACGGTTCAAGGAAGTGTTGGCGCCGTACAGGTTTTGATGTCGCCGGAATCTACCGTCAGCGATTTGATTGCGGCTACCATCCGGCAGTACACGAAGGAATGTCGCCGTCCGATACTTGCGGTTGATCCTGCAAAATTTGATCTTCATTACTCGCAGTTCAGCTTAGAAA GTTTGGACAGAGAGGAGAACTTAATGGCGCTAGGATCGAGGAACTTTTTCCTTTGCGCAAAAACAGCGGCGGTGGACGGCGCAAGTTGCTCGACTGGAACGACATCGTCGCAGTCATCTTGTTCAAATGAAGTTGAGAAGGCCGTTAAGAGTGCAGGTTCTCCTTGGTTAAAATTTATGGATTTCTTGCTGTAA